In Bacteroides coprosuis DSM 18011, the following are encoded in one genomic region:
- a CDS encoding hypothetical protein (KEGG: bfr:BF3775 hypothetical protein~SPTR: Putative uncharacterized protein;~IMG reference gene:2504105743), with the protein MKRYYKHILLLLAVFSSVNIYAQKDRNWGIIWSALKGLEYEVKGGINIGGTSPLPLPSEIREINSYRPDLALSLGTEISKWFGQNDRWGFIFGLTLDTKAMKTDATVKNYGMEIIGDGGEEIKGQWTGNVKTKFRNSYITLPLLAGYKVSKRVNLKLGPYFSYVLERDFSGHVYDGYLREDDPTGPKVEFKDGSTATYDFSDDLRRFQWGLQFGAEWRAFRHLNVYADLNWGLNNIFKKDFDTVTFNMYPIYLNMGFGYAF; encoded by the coding sequence ATGAAAAGATATTATAAACATATATTGCTTTTACTAGCTGTTTTTAGCTCGGTAAATATCTATGCACAAAAGGACCGTAACTGGGGTATCATATGGTCTGCCTTAAAAGGATTAGAATACGAAGTTAAAGGAGGTATTAACATTGGGGGGACATCTCCTCTTCCTTTGCCTTCCGAAATTAGAGAAATAAATAGCTACAGACCAGACTTAGCTCTATCTCTTGGTACAGAAATCTCCAAATGGTTTGGACAAAATGATAGATGGGGATTTATCTTTGGTCTAACTCTAGATACTAAAGCCATGAAAACTGATGCTACGGTAAAAAACTATGGTATGGAAATCATTGGTGACGGTGGAGAAGAAATAAAAGGACAATGGACAGGTAATGTGAAAACAAAGTTCAGAAACTCATATATCACGCTACCTCTATTGGCAGGATATAAAGTATCAAAACGTGTGAACCTTAAATTAGGACCTTACTTCTCTTACGTATTAGAAAGAGATTTCTCAGGTCATGTTTACGATGGCTATTTGAGAGAAGATGACCCTACTGGCCCAAAAGTGGAATTTAAAGACGGTAGTACGGCTACATACGATTTCTCTGACGATTTAAGAAGATTTCAATGGGGATTGCAGTTTGGTGCTGAGTGGAGAGCATTCAGACATCTCAATGTATATGCCGACCTTAATTGGGGATTAAACAATATCTTTAAGAAGGATTTTGATACTGTCACCTTCAATATGTATCCCATCTATCTGAATATGGGTTTTGGATATGCCTTCTAA
- a CDS encoding Aminoglycoside-2''-adenylyltransferase (InterPro IPR019646~KEGG: bpo:BP951000_1185 putative aminoglycoside nucleotidyltransferase~PFAM:Aminoglycoside-2''-adenylyltransfera se~SPTR: LnuC protein;~IMG reference gene:2504105744~PFAM: Aminoglycoside-2''-adenylyltransferase) — MVTYFDACEILEMLSEASVKVFLDGGWGVDALIGRETRIHNDIDLFVEKKDYGKAISVITWKGYREVVMDYTTDSHTVWKDDNGRIIDLHCFEYVEDGILYDGYTFPSETFSGKGNIGNIEVTCINPEAQVQFHLGYEYDENDVHDVLLLCRTFNLEIPEQYKTHI, encoded by the coding sequence ATGGTCACTTATTTTGATGCATGTGAGATTCTTGAAATGCTGTCTGAAGCATCTGTAAAGGTGTTTCTGGACGGCGGTTGGGGTGTCGATGCACTTATAGGCAGAGAAACAAGAATACATAACGACATCGATCTGTTCGTAGAGAAGAAAGACTATGGTAAGGCCATATCCGTGATTACCTGGAAGGGATACAGAGAAGTTGTAATGGACTATACGACCGATAGCCATACTGTCTGGAAAGATGACAACGGAAGAATAATCGATCTGCATTGTTTCGAATATGTCGAAGATGGAATTCTATATGACGGATACACTTTCCCAAGCGAAACTTTCTCAGGTAAAGGAAATATCGGGAATATTGAGGTAACATGCATAAACCCGGAGGCACAGGTACAGTTCCATCTTGGATATGAATACGATGAAAATGATGTCCACGACGTCCTGTTATTATGCAGAACTTTCAATCTTGAGATACCGGAGCAATATAAAACTCACATCTGA
- a CDS encoding purine or other phosphorylase family 1 (InterPro IPR000845~KEGG: fma:FMG_1395 hypothetical protein~PFAM: Nucleoside phosphorylase domain~SPTR: Putative uncharacterized protein;~IMG reference gene:2504105745~PFAM: Phosphorylase superfamily): MITDSYDIETEPMINLFDFYGRRGDFADICLIIFSKEIHRHLLDSYESEIIATMPACNGDTHIYKTTYKGVTITFYLSGIGSAVASSQCHLASWLTGASKFIMFGSCGSLDRTTTQGRFIIPTQSYRGDGCSYYFAAPSDYIDIAASKELSIIFDKLSVPYITGKIWTTDSMIRETKGLVRKRMEEGCIAVEMELAGVQSVCDFYNLKLYAFFETGDILDTNGYEAKGLNNANHSLNKLYIALETATYI, from the coding sequence ATGATTACTGATAGTTATGATATTGAAACTGAACCAATGATCAATCTGTTTGATTTCTACGGCAGACGTGGAGATTTTGCAGATATATGCCTGATAATATTCTCGAAGGAGATTCATCGGCATTTACTTGATTCCTACGAATCTGAAATTATTGCAACTATGCCGGCTTGCAATGGCGATACGCATATCTATAAAACAACTTATAAAGGAGTTACGATAACTTTCTACCTGTCAGGAATAGGTTCAGCAGTAGCATCCTCTCAATGTCATCTTGCAAGCTGGCTAACTGGAGCATCAAAGTTCATTATGTTCGGTTCCTGTGGCAGTCTTGACCGTACAACCACACAAGGTAGATTTATCATACCGACACAAAGTTACAGAGGGGACGGGTGTTCATATTATTTTGCAGCACCATCCGACTATATTGATATAGCCGCAAGCAAGGAACTTTCCATAATTTTCGACAAATTATCTGTACCATATATTACAGGTAAAATATGGACGACAGATTCGATGATCAGAGAAACAAAAGGACTTGTACGCAAACGTATGGAAGAAGGGTGCATCGCTGTAGAAATGGAATTGGCTGGAGTTCAATCTGTGTGCGACTTCTACAATTTGAAGTTGTATGCTTTTTTTGAAACAGGTGACATTTTGGATACAAATGGATATGAAGCCAAAGGCTTGAACAATGCCAACCATAGTTTAAACAAACTTTATATTGCTTTAGAAACGGCAACCTACATCTGA
- a CDS encoding hypothetical protein (KEGG: bth:BT_2996 hypothetical protein~SPTR: Putative uncharacterized protein;~IMG reference gene:2504105746), whose product MRRTKHVEELIEDDEQKPDFDDMMNEVQEEIEEHDAEDAVVSRAPELRQLSENIDKATNTWINATLQLESAIRKYNSAQTALGNAVDTISGKVDTINTHIDNVLKDAPTKLKVSVRVDDVDWKKIQDMFDKQHEWMTTQMQKHIREVNQMFYEERRRVQERYKEYDGTYLGHYVQYFFWFFFVLGLVIFGLAIFLMLDSHYHWTK is encoded by the coding sequence ATGAGAAGAACAAAACATGTAGAAGAACTCATCGAAGATGACGAGCAGAAGCCTGACTTCGATGACATGATGAACGAAGTCCAGGAAGAGATTGAAGAGCATGATGCCGAGGATGCTGTTGTCAGTCGTGCGCCTGAACTCAGGCAGTTGAGTGAGAACATTGACAAAGCGACCAACACTTGGATCAATGCAACTCTTCAACTGGAGTCTGCCATCCGTAAGTACAATTCAGCTCAGACTGCTCTTGGCAATGCCGTTGACACTATCAGTGGTAAGGTTGACACCATCAATACCCACATTGACAATGTTCTGAAGGATGCCCCAACCAAGTTGAAGGTTTCAGTCAGAGTCGATGATGTTGACTGGAAGAAGATTCAGGACATGTTCGACAAACAACATGAATGGATGACCACTCAGATGCAGAAGCATATCCGTGAGGTCAATCAAATGTTTTATGAAGAACGTAGAAGGGTTCAGGAAAGGTACAAGGAGTACGACGGAACCTACCTCGGACACTATGTGCAGTATTTCTTCTGGTTCTTCTTTGTCCTTGGACTCGTTATTTTCGGCTTGGCTATCTTCCTGATGCTCGACAGTCACTACCACTGGACGAAGTAA
- a CDS encoding hypothetical protein (KEGG: bth:BT_2995 hypothetical protein~SPTR: Putative uncharacterized protein;~IMG reference gene:2504105747): protein MIILARPVAYGGNAARYAMEKEDATVVKVNHMPDYLDATEIWYRMKHHCQLHQQDRTVGRKLERFMTTFVLSPSKEESENYTLDDWANLADEGLEALDSVGLLPKGFKEKVKTNFRNSMSVAALHRDSKSGTLHLHLDCCRVDNDGKTNDVHDVHIRAIRAAEIINARHGWEQPQEVREMRQQDIAEFCEYTLQKMDSFDIDRYFDMLRMRGYEVNPRYDTTNCKLVGYTIGKNASVFKASAIGRKFMVSQLEATWKKMHPKPTQVKMRPASPSVSPARPARHVAQTTKPTQSNSKPLPVATKTAFNVNVSGEMKRIYIPNTVKDIFLNEVQVPDSDMTASREDISHVGMLLFLDMIDAATTVSESCGGGGSAPSSGWGKDDDEDERERARRCLQMAHAMCKPPQKRRSFHR from the coding sequence ATGATTATACTCGCAAGACCAGTAGCCTATGGCGGCAATGCCGCAAGGTACGCAATGGAGAAGGAGGATGCAACCGTGGTCAAGGTGAACCACATGCCTGACTATCTCGATGCCACCGAAATCTGGTATCGGATGAAGCATCACTGCCAGTTGCATCAACAGGACAGGACTGTTGGGCGAAAGTTGGAACGCTTCATGACCACGTTTGTACTCTCCCCATCCAAGGAAGAGTCAGAGAACTATACCTTGGATGACTGGGCAAACCTCGCTGATGAAGGATTGGAAGCTTTGGATTCAGTCGGACTTTTACCCAAAGGCTTTAAGGAGAAGGTCAAGACCAATTTCCGCAATTCTATGAGTGTTGCTGCCTTGCATCGGGATTCCAAGTCTGGAACCCTTCACCTGCATCTTGACTGTTGCCGTGTGGATAATGACGGCAAGACCAACGATGTTCACGATGTTCACATCAGAGCAATAAGGGCTGCGGAAATTATCAACGCAAGGCATGGTTGGGAGCAACCTCAGGAGGTTCGTGAAATGCGCCAACAAGATATAGCGGAGTTTTGCGAATATACCCTTCAGAAGATGGATAGTTTCGACATTGACCGTTACTTTGATATGCTTCGCATGAGAGGCTATGAGGTCAATCCAAGGTATGACACTACTAACTGCAAACTTGTGGGCTACACCATCGGCAAGAATGCCTCAGTGTTCAAGGCTTCTGCCATCGGTCGAAAGTTCATGGTATCACAGCTTGAAGCCACATGGAAGAAGATGCATCCTAAGCCTACTCAGGTCAAGATGCGACCTGCTTCACCTTCCGTTTCACCGGCTCGCCCTGCTCGCCATGTTGCTCAGACAACGAAACCTACCCAGTCCAATTCTAAGCCATTGCCAGTTGCTACCAAGACTGCCTTCAATGTCAATGTTAGCGGTGAAATGAAGAGAATCTATATTCCGAACACGGTCAAGGACATCTTCCTCAATGAGGTTCAGGTTCCTGATTCTGATATGACTGCATCAAGAGAGGACATTTCTCATGTAGGTATGCTTCTCTTCCTTGATATGATTGATGCAGCAACAACCGTGTCCGAATCTTGTGGCGGTGGTGGTTCTGCTCCTTCCTCTGGTTGGGGTAAGGATGATGACGAAGACGAGCGTGAGCGGGCTCGCCGTTGCCTCCAGATGGCTCATGCCATGTGCAAGCCACCGCAGAAAAGACGTTCATTCCACCGTTAG
- a CDS encoding hypothetical protein (KEGG: bth:BT_2994 hypothetical protein~SPTR: Putative uncharacterized protein;~IMG reference gene:2504105748) — MAKKKKIIKKTPTRVHSFRCTDKDWKELKKLAKECGMSIGKYLVETGKKHHPRQRLTPEESKALNSLTEARTDLIKVRSKLHDASPEEKQKMFRSPKFMKWWIEAVERLIKHWYSIEDNLTSPVLTKVQEDE, encoded by the coding sequence ATGGCTAAGAAAAAGAAGATTATCAAGAAGACACCCACAAGGGTGCATTCCTTCCGCTGTACCGATAAGGACTGGAAGGAACTGAAAAAACTCGCTAAGGAATGTGGTATGAGCATAGGCAAGTATCTCGTTGAGACTGGCAAGAAGCATCACCCACGTCAGCGACTCACTCCAGAGGAAAGCAAAGCCCTGAACTCTCTGACTGAGGCACGTACCGACTTGATAAAAGTCCGCAGTAAGTTGCACGATGCTTCACCCGAGGAAAAGCAGAAGATGTTCAGATCTCCAAAGTTCATGAAGTGGTGGATTGAAGCCGTTGAACGACTCATCAAACACTGGTATAGCATTGAAGACAACCTTACTTCTCCTGTACTGACCAAAGTTCAAGAAGACGAATGA
- a CDS encoding hypothetical protein (KEGG: bth:BT_2993 hypothetical protein~SPTR: Putative uncharacterized protein;~IMG reference gene:2504105749), protein MDDKKLHRCFTFSEEQLKHLRSKKYKIDRMECFMSLVDLAEPVPKLVQISKTKQVEILAGQVMVDNTQLAKLWDKDRKTVPKLLDAMEAVGIFSSQEVEDNRIYTLHCLSGWYVDAKFVSNAFALKRNNDSTAIIHAEVPASKVIITEDPDDKKKDKEGSASADDKSNDSAEGNNPQTTGNVSHQSPQSNDSGNVGKSGADGNKSPSPPENNSPQSADSPSPQGEADGKQNEGKQHEQIPSQQGGQQPQQPNGNQRPPFNGYQKPNGYYNQNGNK, encoded by the coding sequence ATGGACGATAAAAAATTACATCGTTGCTTCACTTTCTCTGAAGAGCAGTTGAAGCATCTTCGAAGCAAGAAGTACAAGATTGACCGTATGGAATGCTTCATGTCGCTTGTGGATCTTGCCGAGCCAGTTCCAAAACTTGTGCAAATCAGCAAGACCAAGCAAGTAGAAATCTTGGCAGGTCAAGTTATGGTTGACAATACCCAACTTGCCAAACTCTGGGACAAAGACCGCAAGACGGTTCCAAAGCTGTTGGATGCTATGGAGGCTGTGGGCATTTTCTCTTCTCAGGAAGTGGAAGATAACCGCATCTACACCCTTCATTGTCTCTCAGGCTGGTATGTTGATGCCAAGTTCGTGTCGAATGCCTTTGCCTTAAAGCGCAATAACGACAGTACGGCAATCATCCATGCGGAAGTTCCTGCCTCCAAGGTCATCATCACTGAGGATCCTGATGACAAGAAGAAGGACAAGGAAGGTTCTGCTTCTGCCGATGACAAATCCAATGACTCTGCCGAGGGCAACAATCCTCAGACAACTGGCAATGTGTCGCACCAATCACCACAATCTAATGATAGTGGCAATGTGGGTAAGTCTGGAGCAGATGGCAACAAGTCACCATCACCTCCTGAAAACAATTCCCCGCAGTCTGCTGACAGCCCTTCTCCCCAAGGTGAAGCCGATGGCAAGCAGAATGAAGGGAAGCAGCATGAGCAGATACCTTCTCAGCAAGGAGGACAGCAGCCACAACAGCCTAACGGCAATCAAAGACCGCCTTTCAACGGCTATCAGAAGCCTAACGGCTACTACAACCAGAACGGCAACAAATAG
- a CDS encoding integrase family protein (InterPro IPR002104~KEGG: bth:BT_3478 integrase~PFAM: Integrase, catalytic core, phage~SPTR: Putative uncharacterized protein;~IMG reference gene:2504105750~PFAM: Phage integrase family), giving the protein MRVTAYIRQKDTSKNDLDSRASVYFRVRDKGLDVKCASELQINPNHWSQERQGYKSRVNLVDDDTRNLFDSQVKEITGIITREYYIGANSDWLRRLIFAYHHPNAYCMGSGMAVSKSFVIWAERYLQNKHFGKHQECNTRCLIDKVTRFEDEHKHPMNIDSMTADDLRVFADFLSSDYDISMNTIVTNMTLMRTVCNWVRKQGVTNNDPFFGYDMPKALYGTPYFLTIQERDQVLDADLTDDAELAEYRDMFVFQCMVGCRHSDLVTFTPKNIIDGVLEYIPIKTKGKLGDVVRVPLIPKAMAILDGHDHGDDEPIFPKHYNFKFNDAIRRILKRAKVNRVVTVINPKTRLEEKKPISDVATSHLARRTFIGNLYRMVKDPDLVASMSGHAKGSVAFARYRVIDDDMKKSLVELIQ; this is encoded by the coding sequence ATGAGAGTTACCGCTTACATACGTCAGAAAGATACATCGAAGAACGACCTTGACAGCCGTGCTTCGGTGTACTTCCGTGTCCGTGACAAAGGGCTTGATGTCAAGTGCGCAAGCGAACTTCAGATCAATCCCAATCACTGGAGCCAAGAACGACAGGGCTACAAGAGCCGTGTCAATCTTGTGGATGACGATACCAGAAACCTCTTTGACTCACAGGTCAAGGAGATTACAGGTATCATAACCAGGGAATACTATATCGGAGCAAACTCCGACTGGCTAAGACGACTGATATTTGCCTATCACCACCCCAATGCCTATTGCATGGGCAGTGGCATGGCGGTAAGCAAATCCTTTGTCATCTGGGCAGAGAGGTACCTTCAGAACAAGCATTTCGGCAAGCATCAGGAGTGCAACACCCGATGCCTGATTGACAAGGTTACTCGTTTTGAGGATGAACACAAACACCCGATGAACATTGACAGCATGACTGCCGATGATCTTCGTGTGTTTGCGGATTTCCTGTCTTCTGACTATGACATATCTATGAATACCATCGTCACTAACATGACCTTGATGCGTACCGTCTGCAACTGGGTACGAAAGCAGGGAGTCACAAACAATGACCCCTTCTTTGGCTATGACATGCCCAAGGCACTCTATGGCACTCCATATTTCCTGACCATTCAGGAGCGTGACCAAGTTCTGGATGCAGACCTAACGGATGATGCAGAACTTGCTGAGTATCGTGATATGTTCGTGTTTCAGTGTATGGTCGGATGCCGTCATAGTGATCTTGTGACCTTCACCCCCAAGAACATTATTGACGGTGTTCTGGAATATATCCCCATCAAGACCAAGGGCAAGTTAGGTGACGTTGTAAGGGTTCCTCTTATCCCCAAGGCTATGGCTATCCTTGATGGCCATGACCATGGTGATGATGAACCAATCTTCCCCAAGCATTATAACTTCAAGTTCAACGATGCTATCCGTAGAATCTTGAAGCGTGCCAAGGTAAATCGTGTTGTCACTGTGATTAACCCTAAGACACGGCTTGAAGAGAAGAAGCCAATCTCAGATGTGGCTACCTCTCATCTTGCACGAAGGACTTTTATCGGTAATCTTTACCGCATGGTCAAAGACCCTGATTTGGTTGCTTCTATGTCTGGTCATGCCAAAGGCAGCGTTGCTTTTGCCCGATACCGAGTCATTGATGATGACATGAAGAAATCCCTGGTTGAACTTATCCAGTGA
- a CDS encoding hypothetical protein (KEGG: afm:AFUA_4G14220 C6 finger domain protein~SPTR: Putative uncharacterized protein;~IMG reference gene:2504105751): MNQDFNQQQYNDKLAQVASLAVTYAKDGTGYHSMKDAFNELCEISHANKGIDQENTIGRRTLLVQSVCIKAIHALTPYQNERLEQQLKDIASDYPEHRHLHFRR; encoded by the coding sequence ATGAATCAGGATTTCAATCAACAGCAGTACAACGACAAACTGGCTCAGGTAGCCAGCCTTGCCGTTACCTATGCCAAGGATGGCACAGGCTATCACAGTATGAAGGATGCCTTCAATGAACTGTGCGAGATTTCACATGCCAACAAGGGCATTGACCAAGAAAACACTATCGGCAGACGAACCCTGCTTGTGCAGAGTGTCTGCATCAAGGCTATCCATGCGCTCACTCCATACCAGAACGAGCGACTTGAACAGCAGCTGAAGGACATTGCTTCGGACTATCCCGAGCATCGTCACCTGCATTTCCGCAGATAG
- a CDS encoding DNA binding domain protein, excisionase family (InterPro IPR010093~KEGG: bfr:BF2790 putative excisionase~SPTR: Putative uncharacterized protein;~TIGRFAM: Excisionase/Xis, DNA-binding~IMG reference gene:2504105752~TIGRFAM: DNA binding domain, excisionase family), whose amino-acid sequence MNKTIDNETLLLKVESFEHRIEVLENTLSAAKEVLTLEEAALFMGISKSSLYKMTHRHELPFFRPNGKLIYFEKAELLKWMRQNRSMSEAETKEAAAQKLNELANH is encoded by the coding sequence ATGAATAAGACTATTGACAACGAGACTCTTCTTTTGAAGGTAGAGTCATTTGAGCATCGCATCGAGGTTCTGGAGAACACTCTCAGCGCAGCCAAGGAGGTATTGACACTTGAAGAAGCAGCCCTTTTCATGGGTATATCAAAGAGCAGTCTCTACAAGATGACCCATCGTCATGAGCTTCCTTTCTTCCGTCCAAACGGCAAACTCATCTACTTTGAGAAGGCTGAACTTCTGAAGTGGATGCGTCAGAACCGCAGCATGTCTGAGGCTGAGACCAAGGAGGCAGCAGCCCAGAAGCTGAATGAACTTGCCAACCACTAA
- a CDS encoding integrase family protein (COGs: COG4974 Site-specific recombinase XerD~InterPro IPR002104~KEGG: pdi:BDI_3756 site-specific recombinase~PFAM: Integrase, catalytic core, phage~SPTR: Site-specific recombinase;~IMG reference gene:2504105753~PFAM: Phage integrase family), which yields MTITLRQKDLENDNKSLYLDIYENGKRKFEFLSLYLIPEINQETKERNEATLKRAQEIRAERVLHPETIPEKGHLMVVPDIPNDDSPEVIDWIQTYMEWMDGNPEYSKRTVEQTQYLQERMKEFLKAKRRPHITLMKFDKTWFKAFFLWLKNDYVPQKYVRVKAKPLSNASLRNMQQRIVAVFNKAVKTGKLKANPFYQLEKEDTISKPKSGHKLYLTPDELKLFMASEETNGVRETQLAFGFACLTGLRISDIRALRWSNIMRNEVTNTLVIVQKKTKELNAVPICSTAEAWMPPKKDDKVFHLPAHANVDAALKRIAKKVGITKTISFHTSRHTFGTLIQAATGDIETTKKLMGHKSLKSTAVYADVLTEEKVKAISNTKTVFRSRKPHTENKKIPRTKRTAATNTHPRKVIDIQDNE from the coding sequence ATGACCATCACACTTCGACAAAAAGACCTTGAAAACGACAACAAGAGCCTGTATCTTGACATCTATGAGAATGGCAAGCGCAAGTTTGAGTTCCTTTCCCTCTACCTAATCCCTGAGATTAACCAAGAGACAAAGGAACGCAACGAGGCTACCTTGAAACGTGCGCAGGAGATTCGTGCCGAGCGCGTCCTTCATCCCGAGACCATTCCCGAGAAAGGTCACTTGATGGTTGTACCCGACATTCCCAACGATGACTCACCCGAAGTCATTGACTGGATCCAGACTTACATGGAGTGGATGGACGGCAATCCCGAATATTCCAAGAGGACTGTCGAGCAGACTCAATACCTTCAAGAACGCATGAAGGAGTTTCTGAAAGCCAAACGCAGACCGCACATCACTCTGATGAAGTTCGATAAGACATGGTTCAAGGCATTCTTTCTTTGGCTGAAGAATGACTATGTACCTCAGAAGTATGTGAGAGTCAAGGCAAAGCCGTTGAGTAATGCCAGTTTGCGGAACATGCAGCAACGCATTGTCGCAGTATTCAACAAGGCAGTCAAGACTGGCAAGTTGAAGGCAAACCCCTTCTATCAGTTGGAGAAGGAAGACACAATCTCCAAGCCAAAGTCTGGTCACAAGCTGTACCTTACACCCGATGAACTCAAACTCTTCATGGCATCCGAAGAGACTAACGGAGTCAGGGAAACCCAGTTGGCATTTGGCTTCGCTTGCCTTACAGGACTACGCATCAGCGACATAAGGGCTTTGCGATGGTCAAACATCATGAGGAACGAGGTAACGAACACACTTGTAATCGTCCAGAAGAAGACCAAGGAACTCAATGCCGTCCCAATCTGCTCAACCGCAGAAGCATGGATGCCACCCAAGAAGGATGACAAGGTTTTCCACCTTCCTGCCCATGCCAATGTGGATGCAGCTCTCAAACGAATAGCCAAGAAGGTAGGTATCACGAAGACAATCTCCTTCCATACCTCCCGACATACCTTTGGCACATTGATCCAAGCGGCTACTGGTGACATCGAGACCACCAAGAAACTCATGGGTCACAAGTCGCTCAAATCAACCGCAGTCTATGCAGACGTGCTGACTGAGGAAAAGGTCAAGGCTATCTCCAATACCAAGACGGTATTCAGGAGTCGCAAGCCACACACCGAGAACAAGAAGATTCCACGAACCAAGCGAACGGCAGCGACCAACACGCACCCTCGCAAGGTCATAGATATACAGGATAACGAATAA